A portion of the Blastopirellula sediminis genome contains these proteins:
- a CDS encoding flotillin family protein, producing the protein MLTHIPLVLGQFPSSTMFWTLVGVGIFVMFLFSMMIFIAKQYKRCPSNRVLVIYGRTGKGTAAKTIHGGASLVVPLIQDYAYLSLEPIQIDIPLRGALSSENIRVNVPSCFTVAIGTSPGVMDNAAVRLLGLTVGEIRKQAEELIFGQLRQVIASMQIEEINRDRDKLLEHIQSSLEPELNKIGLILINVNITDITDESGYIDAIGQKAASLAIQNARGDVAENLKMGEIRVAEADKAKLISVALAQKEQIIGTREAERDQAIRVAEMQKEQTIGERTAEYEREARVKDAEREKRVRIAEADATAIEGENLSNAKIAASQAALAVKRAEAYQVGETRKKEAEAAVLEAQNRAMAKAALAEAERVEAEKRALLEAPAKAEKAKMEVDAAAEAAKRRILAQADADAIYAKLEAEARGEYEKLAKKGEGLKQIVEACGSSKEAFQMLLLEHLDNLAESSAKAISNIKFDKVVVWEGGGNGKDGRSSTADWLSGMSKTLPPMMQVLKDIGGVELPEALIRYVDDGPESLAKSNGAASKEADA; encoded by the coding sequence ATGCTAACTCACATTCCGCTGGTATTAGGCCAGTTCCCCAGTTCGACGATGTTCTGGACGCTCGTCGGCGTCGGCATCTTCGTCATGTTCCTCTTCTCGATGATGATTTTCATCGCGAAGCAGTACAAACGCTGTCCGTCGAACCGCGTGTTGGTCATCTACGGTCGCACTGGCAAAGGAACCGCCGCGAAAACGATTCACGGCGGCGCTTCGCTCGTCGTTCCGCTGATTCAGGACTACGCCTATCTCAGCTTGGAACCGATCCAGATCGACATTCCGCTCCGCGGCGCCTTGTCGTCGGAAAACATCCGCGTCAACGTGCCGAGCTGCTTCACCGTCGCCATCGGCACTTCGCCAGGCGTTATGGACAACGCCGCGGTTCGTCTGCTCGGCTTGACCGTCGGCGAAATTCGCAAGCAAGCCGAAGAATTGATCTTCGGCCAGCTCCGCCAGGTGATCGCGTCGATGCAGATTGAAGAAATTAACCGCGACCGCGACAAGCTGCTCGAACACATTCAATCGTCGCTTGAACCGGAACTGAACAAGATCGGTTTGATCCTGATCAACGTCAACATTACCGACATCACCGACGAGTCAGGCTACATCGACGCGATCGGTCAGAAGGCCGCCTCGCTCGCGATTCAAAATGCCCGCGGCGACGTCGCCGAAAACTTGAAGATGGGCGAAATCCGCGTCGCCGAAGCCGACAAGGCGAAGTTGATCTCGGTTGCCCTCGCCCAGAAGGAACAGATCATCGGTACCCGCGAAGCGGAACGCGATCAGGCGATTCGCGTCGCGGAAATGCAGAAAGAACAAACGATCGGCGAACGCACCGCCGAATACGAACGGGAAGCGCGGGTGAAAGACGCCGAGCGGGAAAAGCGCGTTCGGATCGCCGAAGCCGACGCGACTGCGATCGAAGGGGAAAACCTCTCGAACGCCAAGATCGCCGCGTCGCAAGCGGCCCTCGCGGTGAAGCGAGCCGAAGCGTACCAGGTCGGCGAAACCCGCAAGAAAGAAGCGGAAGCGGCGGTTCTCGAAGCCCAAAACCGCGCGATGGCCAAGGCCGCGCTCGCCGAAGCGGAACGTGTGGAAGCCGAAAAGCGTGCGTTGCTCGAAGCTCCGGCCAAGGCCGAAAAGGCGAAGATGGAAGTCGACGCGGCGGCCGAAGCGGCCAAGCGTCGCATCCTGGCCCAGGCCGACGCCGATGCGATCTACGCCAAGTTGGAAGCGGAAGCTCGCGGTGAATACGAAAAGCTGGCCAAGAAGGGTGAAGGTCTCAAGCAGATCGTCGAAGCGTGCGGCAGCTCGAAGGAAGCGTTCCAGATGCTCCTGCTCGAACACCTCGACAACCTGGCCGAATCGTCCGCCAAGGCGATCTCGAACATCAAGTTCGACAAGGTGGTCGTCTGGGAAGGTGGCGGCAATGGCAAGGATGGCCGCAGCAGCACCGCCGATTGGCTCTCCGGCATGTCGAAGACCTTGCCTCCGATGATGCAGGTCCTCAAAGACATCGGCGGCGTCGAGCTCCCCGAAGCGCTGATCCGCTACGTCGACGACGGCCCGGAAAGCCTGGCCAAGTCGAACGGCGCAGCCAGCAAAGAAGCCGACGCGTAA
- a CDS encoding leucyl aminopeptidase, which produces MKIQSTKQSVKDFDGDAIIVGAYSDGLSPTAEQLDPAISGAIERLKTAGEITGKKYETTRILAPAGVPTIEVVVVGLGAKADLCAETVYGAAATAARLVASKKRKKVGFFLDDFWPKELSEQAIAGLCVGVQGQDLYRKEKALTTPEEIFWYGVDEATIEKGAAYGNAINLTRNLVNRPAADIYPATFAEEASVVAEDYNLSIEVWDKKKLEDERCGSLLAVSQASTRDPRLVIIRYSGGKLGESPLALVGKGVTFDSGGLSLKPSDGMKTMKCDMAGAATVLGAIKAIAALQLPLNVVALVGLVENMVSGDSYKLGDVLTARSGKTIEVLNTDAEGRLVLADVLNVALEEKPTRIIDLATLTGACVVALGLDVAGLMTNDEPMQDMIFECSKRMGEPMWPLPMFSEFGEQIKSQVADIKNVGEGRWGGAITAAKFLEEFVEGTPWTHIDIAGPAFLEKAKPWMDGGASGFGVRTLVEVAKTLCK; this is translated from the coding sequence ATGAAGATTCAATCTACGAAACAATCGGTCAAGGACTTCGACGGAGACGCCATCATCGTCGGCGCCTATTCCGACGGACTGTCGCCGACCGCCGAACAGCTTGACCCGGCGATCAGCGGCGCGATTGAGCGTTTGAAAACCGCCGGCGAAATCACCGGAAAGAAGTACGAGACGACCCGCATCCTGGCCCCGGCCGGCGTGCCGACCATCGAAGTGGTCGTCGTCGGTCTCGGCGCCAAAGCCGATCTCTGCGCCGAAACGGTCTACGGCGCCGCCGCCACCGCCGCCAGGTTGGTCGCCAGCAAGAAGCGGAAGAAGGTCGGCTTCTTCCTCGACGACTTCTGGCCGAAAGAGCTTTCCGAACAAGCGATCGCCGGGCTCTGCGTCGGCGTCCAGGGACAAGATCTCTACCGCAAAGAAAAAGCGCTCACCACGCCGGAAGAAATCTTCTGGTACGGCGTCGATGAAGCGACGATCGAAAAAGGCGCCGCTTACGGCAACGCGATCAATCTGACTCGCAACCTGGTCAATCGTCCCGCCGCCGACATCTATCCGGCCACCTTCGCCGAAGAAGCGTCGGTCGTCGCCGAAGACTACAACTTGTCGATCGAAGTCTGGGACAAGAAGAAGCTGGAAGACGAACGCTGCGGGTCGTTGCTCGCCGTCTCGCAAGCTTCGACGCGTGATCCTCGCCTGGTGATCATTCGCTACAGCGGCGGCAAGCTGGGCGAATCGCCGCTGGCGCTGGTCGGCAAAGGGGTCACCTTCGACTCCGGCGGTCTCTCGCTGAAACCGAGCGACGGCATGAAGACGATGAAGTGCGATATGGCCGGCGCCGCGACCGTGCTCGGCGCGATCAAAGCGATCGCCGCGCTGCAGCTTCCGCTGAACGTCGTCGCCCTGGTCGGCCTGGTCGAGAACATGGTCTCCGGCGATAGCTACAAGCTCGGCGACGTGCTGACCGCCCGTAGCGGCAAGACGATCGAAGTGCTGAACACCGACGCCGAAGGGCGTTTGGTCTTGGCCGACGTGCTGAACGTCGCGCTCGAAGAAAAGCCGACCCGCATCATCGACCTGGCGACCTTGACCGGCGCTTGCGTCGTGGCGCTCGGACTCGATGTCGCCGGCCTGATGACCAACGACGAGCCGATGCAAGACATGATCTTCGAGTGCTCAAAGCGGATGGGAGAACCGATGTGGCCGCTGCCGATGTTCTCGGAATTTGGCGAGCAGATCAAAAGCCAGGTCGCCGACATCAAGAACGTCGGCGAAGGTCGCTGGGGTGGCGCGATCACCGCGGCGAAGTTCCTGGAAGAGTTCGTCGAAGGAACTCCCTGGACCCACATCGACATCGCCGGCCCCGCCTTCCTCGAAAAAGCGAAGCCGTGGATGGACGGCGGAGCCTCCGGCTTCGGCGTTCGTACTCTGGTCGAAGTCGCGAAGACGCTTTGCAAGTAA